The Labrys wisconsinensis genome has a segment encoding these proteins:
- a CDS encoding SDR family oxidoreductase has protein sequence MTLFRLDGKVAFVTGAGSGIGQGIAVGLAEAGADVACFGRSEAGLAETAERIAALGRKALVLTGDVTDAARLAAAVGETERALGPLELAVNSAGVAAATPAEAMAQADFQRIIDINLTGTFLSCQAQAQVMLPRRRGAIVNIASMSGTIVNRGLTQVHYNASKAAVIHLTKSLAMEWADRNIRVNVISPGYTLTPMNRRPEVAEQVKQFEADTPMGRMASVEEMVGPAVFLLSQASSFCTGIDLLVDGGFSCW, from the coding sequence ATGACCCTCTTCCGCCTCGACGGCAAGGTCGCCTTCGTCACCGGCGCGGGCAGCGGCATCGGCCAGGGCATTGCCGTCGGCCTCGCCGAGGCCGGCGCCGACGTCGCCTGCTTCGGCCGCTCCGAGGCCGGCCTGGCCGAGACGGCGGAGCGCATCGCGGCGCTCGGCCGCAAGGCGCTGGTGCTGACCGGCGACGTCACGGACGCCGCCCGGCTCGCCGCCGCGGTCGGGGAGACGGAGCGCGCGCTCGGCCCGCTCGAGCTTGCGGTCAATTCCGCCGGCGTCGCCGCGGCTACCCCGGCCGAGGCGATGGCGCAGGCCGACTTCCAGCGCATCATCGACATCAACCTGACCGGCACGTTCCTGAGCTGCCAGGCACAGGCGCAGGTGATGCTGCCGCGCCGGCGCGGCGCCATCGTCAACATCGCCTCGATGTCCGGCACCATCGTCAACCGCGGCCTGACCCAGGTGCACTACAACGCCTCCAAGGCGGCGGTGATCCACCTGACCAAGAGCCTCGCCATGGAATGGGCGGACCGCAACATCCGCGTCAACGTCATCAGCCCCGGCTACACCCTGACGCCGATGAACCGGCGGCCGGAAGTGGCCGAGCAGGTCAAGCAGTTCGAAGCCGACACGCCGATGGGCCGCATGGCCAGCGTCGAGGAGATGGTCGGCCCCGCCGTCTTCCTGCTCAGCCAGGCCTCGTCCTTCTGCACCGGCATCGACCTCCTGGTCGACGGCGGCTTCTCCTGCTGGTGA
- a CDS encoding SDR family oxidoreductase: MTRFAGKTAVVTGASRGIGLAIAERFASEGASVLLSANEERVHEAVEGLKAKGWAAAGFVGDVTDAASVKALYDAAEQQFGRVDISVQNAGVITIARIEAMTEAEWDKVMDVNTKGVFLCCQEAIRRIRKHGGGGRLINTASGQARQGFIFTPHYAASKFGVVGITQSLAKEVAKEGITVNAFCPGIIGTEMWAYNDSAWGKLLGDYKPGELMAEWVRGIPMGRAGTGAEVAALVAFLASADAAYITGQTVNVDGGLIMS; encoded by the coding sequence ATGACCCGCTTCGCCGGAAAGACCGCCGTCGTCACAGGCGCCAGCCGCGGCATTGGCCTCGCCATCGCCGAGCGCTTCGCCTCCGAGGGCGCCAGCGTGCTGCTCAGCGCCAACGAGGAGCGCGTGCACGAAGCGGTCGAAGGCCTGAAGGCCAAGGGCTGGGCGGCGGCCGGCTTCGTCGGTGACGTCACCGATGCCGCCTCGGTCAAGGCGCTCTACGATGCGGCGGAGCAGCAGTTCGGCCGCGTCGACATCTCGGTGCAGAACGCCGGCGTCATCACCATCGCCCGCATCGAGGCGATGACCGAGGCCGAGTGGGACAAGGTGATGGACGTCAACACCAAGGGCGTCTTCCTGTGCTGCCAGGAGGCCATCCGCCGCATCCGCAAGCACGGCGGCGGCGGCCGGCTGATCAACACCGCCTCCGGCCAGGCCCGGCAAGGCTTCATCTTCACCCCGCACTACGCCGCCTCGAAGTTCGGCGTCGTCGGCATCACCCAGAGCCTCGCCAAGGAAGTGGCCAAGGAAGGCATCACCGTCAACGCCTTCTGCCCCGGCATCATCGGCACCGAGATGTGGGCCTATAACGACAGCGCCTGGGGCAAGCTGCTCGGCGACTACAAGCCCGGCGAGCTGATGGCCGAATGGGTGCGCGGCATCCCGATGGGCCGCGCCGGCACCGGCGCCGAGGTCGCCGCGCTGGTGGCTTTCCTGGCGAGCGCCGATGCAGCGTACATCACGGGGCAGACGGTGAATGTGGATGGCGGGCTGATCATGTCGTGA
- a CDS encoding SDR family NAD(P)-dependent oxidoreductase yields MSAGLDGEVAVVTGAGRGIGAATAGALARAGARVVVTARRLEDAERVAAALPGGRGLALACDVGDAGGIAAMVAQARERAGDPTILVNNAGVIAPIGPLHAVEAEAWAAGIATTLTGAALAARAVLPGMLARGGGRIVNLSSGAAHKPLEGWSAYCCAKAGLTMLTRSLATDYAGQGILAFGFAPGVVDTGMQAEIRASGINPVSRIPRESLAAVEEPAAAIAFLCTPAGDAFAGGEVDIRDAAFREAAGLRALAG; encoded by the coding sequence ATGAGCGCCGGGCTCGACGGGGAGGTCGCCGTCGTCACCGGCGCGGGGCGCGGCATCGGCGCTGCCACGGCGGGGGCCCTGGCACGGGCGGGCGCGCGGGTGGTGGTCACCGCGCGCCGGCTCGAAGACGCGGAGCGGGTGGCGGCGGCGCTGCCCGGCGGCCGGGGCCTGGCGCTGGCCTGCGACGTCGGCGATGCCGGCGGGATCGCGGCCATGGTCGCTCAGGCCCGCGAGCGGGCGGGCGATCCCACCATCCTGGTCAACAATGCCGGCGTGATCGCCCCGATCGGCCCGCTGCACGCGGTCGAGGCCGAGGCCTGGGCGGCGGGGATCGCCACGACGCTGACCGGCGCGGCGCTGGCCGCCCGCGCCGTGCTGCCGGGGATGCTGGCGCGGGGCGGGGGGCGGATCGTCAACCTGTCCTCCGGCGCGGCGCACAAGCCGCTGGAGGGCTGGAGCGCCTATTGCTGCGCCAAGGCGGGCCTGACCATGCTGACGCGTTCCCTGGCGACGGACTATGCCGGGCAGGGAATCCTCGCCTTCGGCTTCGCGCCGGGCGTGGTCGATACCGGCATGCAGGCCGAGATCCGCGCCTCCGGCATCAACCCGGTGAGCCGGATCCCGCGCGAGTCCCTGGCCGCCGTCGAGGAGCCGGCCGCGGCGATCGCCTTCCTGTGCACCCCGGCGGGCGATGCCTTCGCCGGCGGCGAGGTGGACATCAGGGATGCGGCGTTCCGGGAGGCGGCGGGGTTGCGGGCGTTGGCGGGGTAG
- a CDS encoding acetoacetate decarboxylase has product MAEPDGTGKDLRRGGLDRLTVKDILLPGFSTPWDAPTVPPFPFAFRNVEVLTLAWRTSEAAVARILPPPLEPASDVVLAHIYRMTDTDWLGPYFESNVSVGCRLPGTDVAGSYSPYLVLGSDVGVVHGREVHGQPKKLGEPKLELRGDLVVGLVARNGIDILTGTMAYKQRRDTLASLTAHFDFAENINLKAIDHIDGRPAIRQLTARRLADVTVHECWGGPCTVELRPHAQVPVHRLPVIDMLDGLHWRADFTLVPGRIVHDYLAEAGRTP; this is encoded by the coding sequence ATGGCTGAGCCCGACGGCACCGGCAAGGACCTGAGACGCGGCGGCCTCGACCGGCTGACGGTGAAGGACATCCTCCTGCCCGGCTTCTCCACGCCCTGGGACGCGCCGACGGTGCCGCCCTTCCCCTTCGCCTTCCGCAATGTCGAGGTGCTGACGCTGGCCTGGCGTACCAGCGAGGCGGCCGTCGCCCGCATCCTGCCGCCGCCGCTGGAGCCGGCGAGCGACGTGGTGCTCGCCCATATCTACCGGATGACCGACACCGACTGGCTCGGCCCCTATTTCGAGAGCAACGTCTCGGTCGGCTGCCGCCTGCCGGGTACCGATGTCGCCGGCTCCTATTCGCCCTATCTCGTGCTCGGGTCGGATGTCGGCGTGGTGCATGGCCGCGAGGTGCACGGCCAACCCAAGAAGCTGGGCGAGCCGAAGCTGGAGCTGCGCGGCGACCTCGTGGTCGGCCTCGTCGCCCGCAACGGCATCGACATCCTCACCGGCACCATGGCGTATAAGCAGCGGCGCGACACGCTCGCCAGCCTGACCGCGCATTTCGACTTCGCCGAGAACATCAACCTCAAGGCGATCGACCATATCGACGGCCGGCCCGCCATCCGCCAGCTCACGGCGCGGCGCCTCGCCGATGTGACGGTGCACGAATGCTGGGGCGGGCCCTGCACGGTGGAGCTCCGGCCGCATGCGCAGGTGCCGGTGCACCGCCTGCCGGTCATCGACATGCTCGACGGCCTGCATTGGCGCGCCGACTTCACCCTGGTCCCGGGCCGGATCGTGCACGATTATCTCGCCGAAGCAGGGAGAACGCCATGA
- a CDS encoding SDR family NAD(P)-dependent oxidoreductase: protein MSGTALITGGAGGIGAEISRRLAADGYHVVVADRDGAAAQAVAAGLGGEGLALDVTDEASVQAGIGGVAERHDLAVLVNCAGIHLQKLVVDTEPEEWDRIQRVNARGPFLTCRAAARAMMRARSGRIVNIVTRLGFGNPYSSAYIASKNALWGLTQCLAVELAAYGVTVNAVAPGHVGPGTGMEKQFREKADKLGLTWDAFEAQVLKTIPVGRWCRPADVAAAVAYVVSPAASFVTGEMINVTGGFVGYGLAPPTEARFTEPDHG, encoded by the coding sequence ATGAGCGGCACGGCGCTCATCACCGGCGGCGCCGGCGGCATCGGCGCGGAGATTTCGCGACGGCTGGCGGCAGACGGCTATCACGTCGTGGTCGCCGACCGCGACGGCGCGGCGGCGCAGGCGGTCGCGGCCGGGCTCGGCGGCGAGGGGCTCGCCCTCGACGTCACCGACGAGGCCTCGGTCCAGGCCGGCATCGGCGGCGTGGCCGAGCGGCACGACCTCGCCGTGCTGGTCAATTGCGCCGGCATCCACCTGCAGAAGCTGGTGGTCGACACCGAGCCGGAGGAGTGGGACCGCATCCAGCGCGTCAACGCGCGCGGCCCGTTCCTGACCTGCCGCGCCGCTGCGCGGGCGATGATGCGGGCGCGGAGCGGCCGGATCGTCAACATCGTCACCCGGCTCGGCTTCGGCAATCCCTACTCCTCCGCCTATATCGCCTCCAAGAACGCGCTCTGGGGCCTGACCCAGTGCCTCGCCGTCGAGCTCGCCGCCTATGGCGTCACCGTCAACGCCGTGGCGCCCGGCCATGTCGGGCCCGGTACCGGCATGGAGAAGCAGTTCCGCGAGAAGGCCGACAAGCTCGGCCTCACCTGGGACGCGTTCGAGGCGCAGGTGCTGAAGACGATTCCCGTCGGCCGCTGGTGCCGGCCGGCCGACGTGGCGGCGGCGGTCGCCTATGTCGTGTCGCCGGCCGCCTCCTTCGTCACCGGCGAGATGATCAACGTCACCGGCGGCTTCGTCGGCTACGGCCTCGCGCCGCCGACGGAAGCGCGCTTCACGGAGCCGGACCATGGCTGA
- a CDS encoding sugar phosphate isomerase/epimerase family protein: MKLSLTSWSLRACSLEEAAGIAHVLGIGALDLGYFYGPALDKAALLADPDKAAERVRRLGVTVPSFYHLFGDSLAARNLADAGHLDANVADFRQVARFCRAAGIPTVFVLPGVVNPGQGRAQALAQSAASLNRLLPIAAEAGVTLTVEPHVHSYLESPALALELIERVPGLKLTLDYAHFVCLGWRQDEIDVLAPHAAHMHVRQGKPGALQTKGHEGTINMAAQLATLKAANYAGYLSLEYVHQDYMGTLYDDVLTETIQLRDQIRAWLA; encoded by the coding sequence ATGAAGTTGTCGCTGACATCCTGGTCGCTGCGGGCCTGCAGCCTGGAGGAGGCCGCCGGGATCGCCCATGTGCTCGGCATCGGCGCCCTCGACCTCGGCTATTTCTACGGGCCGGCCCTCGACAAGGCGGCGCTGCTGGCCGACCCCGACAAGGCGGCCGAGCGGGTGCGGCGGCTCGGCGTCACCGTGCCGAGCTTCTACCACCTCTTCGGCGACAGCCTGGCGGCCCGCAACCTCGCCGATGCCGGGCATCTCGACGCCAATGTCGCGGATTTCCGCCAGGTCGCGCGCTTCTGCCGCGCGGCCGGCATCCCGACGGTGTTCGTGCTGCCGGGCGTGGTCAATCCGGGGCAGGGCCGGGCGCAGGCGCTGGCGCAGTCCGCGGCGAGCCTCAACCGGCTGCTGCCGATCGCGGCCGAGGCCGGGGTGACGCTCACGGTCGAGCCGCATGTGCATTCCTATCTCGAAAGCCCGGCGCTGGCGCTCGAATTGATCGAGCGCGTGCCCGGGCTGAAGCTGACGCTCGACTATGCCCATTTCGTCTGCCTCGGCTGGCGGCAGGACGAGATCGACGTTCTGGCGCCCCATGCCGCGCACATGCATGTGCGCCAGGGCAAGCCGGGCGCGCTGCAGACCAAGGGCCATGAGGGCACGATCAACATGGCGGCGCAGCTCGCCACGTTGAAGGCGGCAAACTATGCCGGCTATCTATCCCTGGAATATGTGCATCAGGATTATATGGGAACGCTCTACGACGACGTGCTGACCGAGACGATTCAGCTGCGCGACCAGATCAGGGCCTGGCTGGCATGA
- a CDS encoding Gfo/Idh/MocA family protein, which yields MSRARIGVIGAGWWAAANHLPALKADPDCEVVAVNRLGAEDLARLQQAFDVPHAFEDYREMLDTVPMDGVIIASPHVLHHEHALAALAKGCHVLVEKPLATTAADARAIVDAAAAAGRQVVVPYGWNFKAFAARARALAPRVGRIEHVVLQMASALDDLMAGRPMQETEGAMFRPPPSTWADPKRAGGYGWGQLVHALGLLFRIADLEPAKVFACTGQSPAGVDYYDAAVVRFANGATGSLSGAATVPKQCGFQIDMRIFGSEGMLLLDIERERLELHRRDGESVTGQIAAGDGAYECVAPVKALVDICRGLPVDNPAPGIVGLRAVEVLDALYRSAASGTMEEVR from the coding sequence GTGAGCAGGGCCCGCATCGGCGTGATCGGCGCCGGCTGGTGGGCCGCCGCCAACCACCTGCCGGCGCTGAAGGCGGACCCGGACTGCGAGGTGGTCGCCGTCAACCGCCTCGGGGCCGAGGATCTGGCTCGGCTGCAGCAGGCCTTCGACGTGCCGCACGCCTTCGAAGACTATCGCGAGATGCTCGATACGGTGCCGATGGACGGCGTCATCATCGCCTCGCCGCATGTGCTGCACCACGAGCACGCGCTGGCGGCGCTGGCCAAGGGCTGCCACGTGCTGGTGGAGAAGCCGCTCGCCACCACTGCCGCCGATGCCCGGGCGATCGTCGACGCCGCTGCGGCCGCCGGGCGGCAGGTGGTGGTGCCCTACGGCTGGAACTTCAAGGCCTTCGCCGCCCGGGCTCGGGCGCTGGCGCCGCGGGTCGGGCGGATCGAGCACGTGGTGCTGCAGATGGCCTCCGCCCTCGACGACCTGATGGCCGGCCGGCCGATGCAGGAGACGGAAGGCGCCATGTTCCGGCCGCCGCCCTCGACCTGGGCCGACCCGAAGCGGGCGGGCGGCTATGGCTGGGGCCAGCTCGTCCACGCCCTCGGCCTCCTCTTCCGCATCGCAGATCTCGAGCCGGCTAAGGTCTTCGCCTGCACCGGGCAGTCGCCCGCCGGCGTCGACTATTACGACGCCGCGGTGGTGCGCTTCGCCAATGGCGCGACGGGCTCGCTCTCCGGCGCCGCGACCGTGCCGAAGCAGTGCGGTTTCCAGATCGACATGCGGATCTTCGGCAGCGAGGGCATGCTGCTGCTCGACATCGAGCGCGAGCGGCTGGAGCTGCACCGGCGCGACGGCGAGAGCGTCACCGGCCAGATCGCGGCCGGGGACGGCGCCTATGAATGCGTCGCGCCGGTCAAGGCGCTGGTCGACATCTGCCGCGGCCTGCCCGTGGATAACCCGGCGCCGGGCATCGTCGGCCTCCGGGCCGTGGAGGTGCTCGACGCGCTGTACCGGTCGGCGGCGAGCGGGACGATGGAGGAGGTGCGATGA
- a CDS encoding FadR/GntR family transcriptional regulator, with translation MTLASPFAPIERSSLAEQVARRLLDLVRTKNLRPGDQLPPERELAVLMQVSRPSLREALRGLQILGVLKARQGGGIVVSSLDASDLLAPFQMLITLNEENVNALYEARRLTEAGMARIVAEKITDEDIARLGAVLEAQRGTLADPLAFRESDAEFHRIMAAVCGNPFLVRVSQSFYILGLEYRRIAAETPGAIQQSFADHQAILAAFAAHDAEAAARAMETHMANVHRSTVAAMGGRP, from the coding sequence ATGACCCTGGCCAGCCCCTTCGCGCCGATCGAGCGCAGCTCCCTCGCCGAACAGGTGGCGCGGCGGCTGCTCGACCTGGTGCGCACCAAGAACCTCAGGCCCGGCGACCAGCTGCCGCCGGAGCGTGAGCTCGCCGTGCTGATGCAGGTGAGCCGCCCGAGCCTGCGCGAAGCCCTGCGCGGCCTGCAGATCCTCGGCGTGCTGAAGGCGCGGCAGGGCGGGGGCATCGTCGTGTCCTCGCTCGACGCTTCCGACCTGCTGGCGCCGTTCCAGATGCTGATCACCCTCAACGAGGAGAACGTCAACGCCCTCTACGAGGCGCGGCGCCTGACCGAGGCCGGCATGGCGCGCATCGTCGCCGAGAAGATCACGGACGAGGACATCGCCCGGCTCGGCGCGGTGCTCGAGGCCCAGCGCGGCACCCTCGCCGATCCCCTGGCCTTCCGCGAGTCCGACGCCGAGTTCCATCGCATCATGGCCGCCGTCTGCGGCAACCCGTTCCTGGTGCGGGTGTCGCAGTCCTTCTACATCCTCGGCCTGGAATACCGGCGCATCGCCGCGGAGACGCCCGGGGCGATCCAGCAGTCCTTCGCCGACCACCAGGCCATCCTCGCGGCCTTCGCGGCGCACGACGCCGAGGCGGCCGCGCGCGCCATGGAGACCCATATGGCCAATGTGCACCGATCGACCGTCGCCGCCATGGGAGGCCGGCCGTGA